The following proteins are encoded in a genomic region of Magnolia sinica isolate HGM2019 chromosome 1, MsV1, whole genome shotgun sequence:
- the LOC131246299 gene encoding pentatricopeptide repeat-containing protein At2g22410, mitochondrial-like, whose amino-acid sequence MSGPSNVLLWFKHSTHNIKQLNQILAQTITAGLIRTIPTWNCIIRAYAKSPAPIQAILMYNHFMQCSSLLPDNHTFPALLKACGRLLSLPKGKEIHGYVVKVGLDSDVYIQNSLIHMYGVTIQIHDSRRLFDGMSQRDIVTWNSILAAYVANPSWQGEALVLYREMVFEGVEADEITMVILLSACTHLGALGYGRMVHVCMLKKGFVCVLNLDNALLGFYAKSEDMDAVFRLFGKMGPRDVVSYTIVINGYVELGLVDVAREIFDRIPSKDIVLWNSMISGYVKVKRPQEALELFHKMEMEMIKPDEMTVVSVLSACSNLSNLQFGRWVHQIMHRIDIRMDVFVGTALVDMYAKCGSLEDAVRTFYKMKYKDVFTWTAVIVGLANSGHGKEALSFFSQMQTEGIEPTEVTFVAVLTACSHSGLVDEGCYWFDRMVGVYKIRPKIEHLGCIIDLLSRAGLLCQAEGLIRTIPDEDRMISYKTLLSACIKYADIGIGEKVAKKLIELDPQSHGVYVLLSNFYSLAGQWEDVMEMRRIMKELDLNKEAGISFVEV is encoded by the coding sequence ATGAGTGGGCCCTCAAATGTACTCCTTTGGTTCAAACATTCTACCCACAACATCAAACAACTTAATCAAATCTTGGCTCAAACCATCACAGCAGGGCTCATCCGCACCATACCCACATGGAACTGCATCATCAGAGCCTATGCCAAAAGCCCAGCACCCATCCAAGCCATTCTCATGTACAATCATTTCATGCAATGCAGTTCTCTCCTTCCTGATAATCACACTTTCCCCGCTTTACTGAAAGCCTGCGGCCGCTTACTTTCTCTTCCAAAAGGCAAAGAAATTCATGGTTATGTTGTAAAAGTGGGCCTCGATTCTGATGTTTATATACAGAATTCTCTGATACATATGTATGGTGTCACAATCCAGATCCATGATTCGCGGCGACTGTTTGATGGAATGTCTCAAAGAGACATAGTAACTTGGAATTCAATTCTAGCAGCCTACGTGGCGAATCCTAGTTGGCAAGGTGAAGCACTGGTTTTATATAGGGAAATGGTGTTTGAAGGAGTTGAAGCTGATGAGATCACTATGGTGATCCTGCTGTCGGCATGCACACACTTGGGTGCCCTAGGCTATGGAAGAATGGTCCATGTCTGTATGTTGAAGAAGGGGTTTGTTTGTGTTTTGAATTTGGATAATGCACTTTTGGGTTTTTATGCCAAAAGCGAAGACATGGATGCTGTGTTTCGACTGTTTGGCAAGATGGGTCCGAGAGATGTAGTATCATACACTATCGTGATTAATGGTTATGTTGAATTGGGCTTAGTAGATGTTGCTCGCGAAATTTTTGATCGGATTCCTTCCAAAGATATTGTCTTGTGGAATTCCATGATAAGTGGGTATGTGAAGGTCAAGCGACCGCAAGAggctttagagctctttcataaAATGGAGATGGAGATGATAAAACCAGACGAAATGACTGTCGTTAGTGTCCTTTCAGCTTGCAGCAACTTATCAAATTTACAATTTGGTCGTTGGGTTCATCAGATTATGCATCGAATAGATATAAGAATGGATGTTTTTGTAGGAACAGCACTGGTTGATATGTATGCAAAATGCGGGAGTCTGGAGGATGCGGTTCGCACATTCTACAAAATGAAATATAAAGATGTCTTCACTTGGACTGCTGTAATCGTAGGTCTTGCAAACTCCGGGCATGGGAAGGAGGCTCTGAGCTTCTTTTCGCAGATGCAAACAGAAGGCATTGAGCCGACCGAGGTCACATTCGTTGCTGTTTTAACAGCATGCAGCCATTCAGGACTAGTGGATGAAGGCTGTTATTGGTTTGATCGAATGGTGGGAGTTTATAAGATAAGGCCGAAGATTGAGCACTTGGGATGTATAATTGATCTTTTGAGTAGAGCTGGGTTGCTATGCCAAGCAGAGGGATTGATTAGAACTATACCAGATGAGGATAGAATGATAAGTTACAAAACTCTTCTCAGTGCTTGTATAAAATATGCTGATATTGGTATTGGAGAAAAGGTAGCGAAGAAGCTGATCGAGTTGGATCCTCAGAGCCATGGAGTTTACGTTCTGTTATCGAACTTCTACTCTTTGGCAGGTCAATGGGAAGATGTCATGGAGATGAGAAGAATCATGAAGGAACTGGATCTGAACAAGGAAGCTGGGATTAGTTTTGTTGAGGTATAA